The Staphylococcus sp. KG4-3 genome has a window encoding:
- the hslU gene encoding ATP-dependent protease ATPase subunit HslU, with protein sequence METNGIKLTPKDIVTKLNEYIVGQDDAKRKVAIALRNRYRRSLLTEEEKQEVAPKNILMIGPTGVGKTEIARRMAKVVGAPFIKVEATKFTEVGYVGRDVESMVRDLVDIAVRLVKEQKKILVHDEAQNKANEKLVKLLVPSMKKKATANNSNNPLESLFGGSMPNFGQNNDEEEETPTEEVKTKRSEIKQQLLEGKLEEEKVRLKVEQDPAAMGMLGTNQNQQMQDMMNQLMPKKKVEREVPVKTARKILTDEFADELIDQETANQEAIELAEQMGIIFIDEIDKVATNNQSSGQDVSRQGVQRDILPILEGSMVQTKYGTVNTEHMLFIGAGAFHVSKPSDLIPELQGRFPIRVELESLSVGDFVRILTEPKLSLIKQYEALLQTEQVTVNFTDDAIKRLAEIAFQVNQDTDNIGARRLHTILEKMLEDLSFEAPSMPNAVVDITPQYVDDKLKTISTNKDLSAFIL encoded by the coding sequence ATGGAGACGAATGGTATTAAATTAACACCTAAAGATATTGTTACAAAACTTAATGAATATATAGTCGGTCAAGATGATGCGAAACGTAAAGTTGCGATTGCTTTAAGAAATCGATATAGAAGAAGCCTTTTGACTGAAGAAGAAAAACAAGAAGTCGCTCCGAAAAATATATTGATGATTGGACCAACAGGTGTTGGTAAAACAGAAATCGCTAGACGCATGGCAAAAGTAGTAGGTGCGCCATTCATCAAAGTAGAAGCTACGAAGTTTACGGAAGTTGGTTATGTAGGTCGAGATGTAGAAAGTATGGTACGTGACCTCGTTGATATCGCGGTAAGGTTAGTAAAAGAACAGAAAAAAATATTAGTACATGATGAGGCACAAAATAAAGCTAATGAGAAGTTAGTTAAATTATTAGTGCCGAGCATGAAGAAAAAGGCCACGGCAAACAATAGTAATAATCCATTAGAGTCACTTTTTGGAGGTTCGATGCCTAATTTTGGTCAAAATAATGACGAAGAGGAAGAAACACCTACTGAAGAAGTTAAAACAAAGCGTTCAGAAATTAAACAGCAACTATTAGAAGGTAAGTTAGAAGAAGAAAAAGTAAGGTTGAAGGTAGAGCAAGATCCTGCTGCAATGGGAATGTTAGGGACGAATCAAAATCAACAGATGCAAGATATGATGAACCAATTAATGCCGAAGAAAAAAGTTGAACGAGAAGTACCTGTTAAAACAGCTCGCAAGATATTGACGGATGAATTTGCCGATGAATTAATTGATCAAGAGACAGCAAATCAAGAAGCGATTGAATTAGCGGAACAAATGGGAATTATTTTTATCGATGAAATAGATAAAGTAGCTACAAATAATCAAAGTTCAGGTCAAGATGTTTCGCGCCAAGGCGTCCAAAGAGACATTTTACCAATTCTTGAAGGTAGCATGGTTCAAACGAAGTATGGTACTGTTAATACTGAACATATGCTATTTATTGGTGCAGGAGCATTCCACGTGTCTAAACCAAGTGATTTAATTCCAGAGTTACAAGGTCGTTTTCCAATTCGTGTTGAATTAGAAAGTCTATCCGTGGGAGATTTCGTTAGAATATTGACTGAACCTAAACTATCACTTATAAAACAATATGAAGCGTTACTTCAAACAGAGCAAGTAACAGTTAATTTTACCGATGATGCAATCAAACGCCTAGCAGAGATAGCATTTCAGGTGAATCAAGATACTGATAACATCGGCGCACGTCGATTGCATACTATACTTGAAAAAATGTTGGAAGATTTATCTTTTGAAGCACCAAGTATGCCCAATGCGGTTGTAGACATTACACCACAATATGTAGACGATAAGTTGAAAACAATTTCAACAAATAAAGATTTAAGTGCATTTATTTTATAA
- the codY gene encoding GTP-sensing pleiotropic transcriptional regulator CodY, with protein sequence MSLLSKTRELNTLLQKHKGIAVDFKDVAQTISSVTVTNVFIVSRKGKILGSSLNELLKNERIIQMLESRHIPVEYTDQLMDVKETQSNIDIDNVLTVFPPENKDLFGDSKTTIFPILGGGERLGTLVLGRVTDDFSENDLVLGEYAATVIGMEILREKHNEVEKEARDKAAISMAINSLSYSESEAIEHIFEELGGKEGLLIASKVADRVGITRSVIVNALRKLESAGVIESRSLGMKGTFIKVKKEKFLDELDRIK encoded by the coding sequence ATGAGCTTATTATCGAAAACTAGAGAATTAAATACGCTTTTACAAAAACATAAAGGTATTGCTGTAGATTTTAAAGATGTAGCACAAACGATAAGTAGCGTAACAGTTACTAATGTATTTATAGTTTCAAGAAAAGGTAAAATTTTAGGATCAAGTTTGAATGAACTTTTAAAAAATGAACGTATCATCCAAATGTTAGAAAGTAGACATATCCCTGTTGAATACACTGATCAGTTGATGGACGTTAAGGAAACACAATCAAATATCGACATTGACAATGTATTAACAGTATTCCCACCAGAAAATAAAGACCTATTTGGTGATAGCAAGACAACAATTTTCCCAATCTTAGGCGGTGGTGAAAGATTAGGTACATTAGTACTTGGTCGTGTAACTGACGATTTCTCAGAAAACGACTTAGTTTTAGGAGAATATGCAGCGACAGTTATTGGCATGGAAATTTTACGTGAAAAACATAACGAAGTAGAAAAAGAAGCTAGAGATAAAGCTGCGATTAGCATGGCGATCAATTCGTTGTCATATTCAGAAAGTGAAGCGATTGAACATATTTTTGAAGAATTAGGAGGCAAAGAAGGTCTCTTAATTGCATCTAAAGTAGCAGATCGAGTTGGAATTACACGTTCAGTAATTGTAAATGCGTTACGTAAGCTTGAAAGTGCTGGTGTAATTGAATCACGTTCACTTGGAATGAAAGGTACTTTCATCAAAGTTAAAAAAGAGAAATTCTTAGATGAATTAGATCGCATTAAATAA
- the rpsB gene encoding 30S ribosomal protein S2 codes for MAVISMKQLLEAGVHFGHQTRRWNPKMKRYIFTERNGIYIIDLQKTVKKVEEAYNFIKQVSEDGGKVLFVGTKKQAQDSVKSEAERAGQFYVNQRWLGGILTNYKTISKRIKRISEIEKMEEDGLFEVLPKKEVVELKKEYDRLIKFLGGIRDMKSMPQALFVVDPRKERNAIAEARKLHIPIVGIVDTNCDPDEIDYVIPANDDAIRAVKLLTGKMADAILEGQQGVSNEEVAAEQNIDLNESTEATEAETTEENTSVESN; via the coding sequence ATGGCAGTAATTTCAATGAAACAATTGCTAGAAGCAGGTGTTCACTTCGGTCACCAAACACGCCGTTGGAACCCAAAAATGAAAAGATACATTTTCACTGAAAGAAACGGTATTTACATTATCGATTTACAAAAAACAGTGAAAAAAGTAGAAGAAGCTTATAACTTCATTAAACAAGTATCAGAAGATGGCGGAAAAGTTTTATTCGTTGGTACTAAGAAACAAGCACAAGATTCAGTTAAATCTGAAGCAGAACGTGCTGGTCAATTTTACGTAAACCAAAGATGGTTAGGCGGAATCTTAACTAACTATAAAACAATTTCTAAACGTATCAAACGTATCTCTGAAATTGAAAAAATGGAAGAAGATGGCTTATTCGAAGTATTACCTAAAAAAGAAGTTGTAGAACTTAAAAAAGAATATGACCGTTTAATTAAATTCTTAGGCGGAATTCGTGATATGAAATCTATGCCTCAAGCATTATTTGTAGTTGACCCTCGTAAAGAGCGCAACGCAATCGCTGAAGCACGTAAATTACACATCCCAATCGTTGGTATTGTAGACACTAACTGTGATCCAGATGAAATTGATTACGTTATCCCTGCAAACGATGATGCTATCCGTGCAGTTAAATTATTAACTGGTAAAATGGCAGATGCAATCTTAGAAGGTCAACAAGGTGTATCAAATGAAGAAGTAGCAGCTGAACAAAACATTGATTTAAACGAATCAACTGAAGCTACTGAAGCAGAAACAACTGAAGAAAACACTTCTGTTGAATCAAACTAA
- the tsf gene encoding translation elongation factor Ts encodes MAISAKLVKELREKTGAGMMDCKKALTETDGDIDKAVDFLREKGIAKAAKKSDRIAAEGLVHVEARGNEAAIVEINSETDFVARNEGFQQLVKEIAIQVLDTKAESVEALLETELSDGKSVDQRVKEAISTIGEKLSIRRFAIRTKTDNDSFGAYLHMGGRIGVLTVVEGSTDEEAAKDVAMHIAAINPKYVSSEQVSEDEIDHEREVLKQQALNEGKPEKIVEKMVEGRLRKYLQEICAVDQNFVKDPDQTVEAFLKSKGGKLVDFVRYEVGEGMEKREENFADEVKGQMK; translated from the coding sequence ATGGCAATTTCAGCTAAACTTGTAAAAGAATTACGTGAAAAAACTGGCGCTGGCATGATGGATTGTAAAAAAGCGTTAACAGAAACTGATGGTGACATCGATAAAGCAGTAGACTTCCTACGTGAAAAAGGTATTGCTAAAGCTGCTAAAAAATCTGACCGTATTGCGGCAGAAGGTTTAGTACACGTTGAAGCAAGAGGAAACGAAGCAGCAATTGTAGAAATTAATTCAGAAACTGACTTCGTAGCTCGTAACGAAGGATTCCAACAATTAGTGAAAGAAATTGCTATCCAAGTATTGGATACAAAAGCTGAATCAGTAGAAGCTTTATTAGAAACTGAATTATCAGATGGTAAATCAGTTGACCAACGTGTTAAAGAAGCTATCTCTACAATCGGTGAAAAATTAAGTATCCGTCGTTTTGCTATCAGAACTAAAACTGATAACGATTCATTTGGTGCTTACTTACACATGGGCGGACGCATTGGTGTATTAACAGTAGTTGAAGGTTCAACTGATGAAGAAGCTGCTAAAGATGTAGCTATGCACATTGCTGCAATCAACCCTAAATATGTTTCATCAGAACAAGTAAGTGAAGATGAAATTGATCACGAAAGAGAAGTACTAAAACAACAAGCTTTAAATGAAGGTAAACCAGAGAAAATTGTTGAAAAAATGGTAGAAGGTCGCTTACGTAAATATTTACAAGAAATTTGTGCAGTGGACCAAAACTTTGTAAAAGATCCTGATCAAACAGTTGAAGCTTTCTTAAAATCTAAAGGTGGTAAACTTGTTGACTTCGTACGTTATGAAGTAGGCGAAGGTATGGAAAAACGTGAAGAAAACTTTGCTGACGAAGTTAAAGGACAAATGAAATAA
- the pyrH gene encoding UMP kinase, giving the protein MAQTSKYERVVLKLSGEALAGDDGFGINPIIIKSVAKQVAEVAKMDCEIAVIVGGGNIWRGKTGSDLGMDRGTADYMGMLATVMNALALQDSLEQLECDTRVLTSIEMKQVAEPYIRRRAIRHLEKKRVVIFAAGIGNPYFSTDTTAALRAAEVEADVILMGKNNVDGVYSADPKVDQNAIKYEHLTHIQMLQEGLQVMDSTASSFCMDNNIPLNVFSITEEGNIKRAVMGEKIGTLITK; this is encoded by the coding sequence ATGGCTCAAACTTCTAAATACGAACGTGTTGTATTAAAATTAAGTGGCGAAGCACTAGCAGGTGACGATGGGTTTGGAATCAACCCAATTATTATTAAAAGTGTTGCAAAACAAGTAGCTGAAGTAGCAAAAATGGATTGTGAAATTGCTGTTATCGTTGGTGGAGGCAATATTTGGAGAGGTAAAACTGGTAGTGACTTAGGCATGGATCGTGGTACTGCTGACTACATGGGTATGTTAGCTACGGTTATGAATGCATTAGCTTTACAAGATAGCCTTGAACAATTAGAGTGTGATACACGCGTCTTAACTTCAATTGAAATGAAACAAGTTGCAGAACCATATATCCGTCGTCGCGCAATTAGACATTTAGAAAAGAAACGTGTTGTTATATTTGCGGCTGGTATAGGGAATCCTTACTTCTCTACTGATACTACAGCAGCATTACGTGCGGCTGAAGTTGAAGCTGATGTTATCTTAATGGGTAAAAACAATGTTGATGGTGTTTACTCTGCTGATCCAAAAGTAGACCAAAATGCGATTAAGTATGAACACTTAACACATATTCAAATGTTACAAGAAGGTTTACAAGTTATGGATTCAACGGCTTCATCATTCTGTATGGATAATAATATTCCATTGAATGTATTCTCGATAACAGAAGAAGGTAATATTAAACGTGCTGTTATGGGTGAAAAAATAGGAACGTTAATTACAAAATAA
- the frr gene encoding ribosome recycling factor — translation MSDIINDTKSKMQKSVDNLSRELANISAGRANSNLLNGVTVDYYGAPTPVQQLASISVPEARLLVISPYDKSSVGDIEKAINAANLGVNPSSDGEVIRISIPALTEERRKDLVKEVKKIGEDAKVAVRNVRRDANDELKKQQKNADITEDDLKSQTADVQKLTDDSIKEIDKLLEEKEQDIMSV, via the coding sequence ATGAGTGACATTATTAATGACACGAAATCAAAAATGCAAAAATCTGTAGATAATCTTTCTAGAGAATTAGCTAATATCAGTGCAGGTAGAGCTAACTCAAATTTATTAAACGGTGTAACTGTTGACTATTATGGTGCTCCTACTCCTGTACAACAACTTGCAAGCATCAGTGTGCCAGAAGCACGTTTATTAGTAATTTCGCCATATGATAAATCATCTGTAGGTGACATTGAAAAAGCAATCAATGCTGCTAACTTAGGTGTTAATCCTTCGAGTGATGGTGAAGTTATTCGCATAAGTATTCCTGCTTTAACAGAAGAACGTCGTAAAGATTTGGTGAAAGAAGTTAAGAAAATCGGCGAAGATGCTAAAGTGGCTGTTAGAAATGTACGTCGCGATGCTAACGACGAACTTAAAAAACAACAAAAAAATGCTGACATCACTGAGGATGATTTAAAATCACAAACAGCAGATGTACAAAAGCTAACTGACGATTCAATTAAAGAAATCGATAAATTGTTAGAAGAAAAAGAACAAGATATTATGTCAGTATAA
- a CDS encoding isoprenyl transferase — protein sequence MFKKLNKKKSQPNQSDFELDLHNIPEHVAIIMDGNGRWAKQRKLPRIKGHYQGTQTVKNITKVASDLGIKYLTLYAFSTENWSRPENEVNYIMSLPGTFLKTFLPELIENNVRVETIGFLEHLPNSTLKAIAKAKEDTKDNTGLKLIFAMNYGGRAEIVNSVKKIYDQLTAKGLSSDEITEQMIDEHLMTHAYPDPDLLIRTSGEQRISNFLIWQVSYSEFIFNEKLWPDFNKEELINCIKIYQSRQRRFGGL from the coding sequence ATGTTTAAAAAGTTAAATAAGAAGAAAAGTCAGCCTAACCAATCCGATTTCGAATTGGATCTACATAATATACCTGAACATGTTGCAATCATAATGGATGGTAATGGTCGTTGGGCGAAACAAAGGAAATTGCCTAGAATTAAAGGCCATTACCAAGGTACACAAACCGTAAAAAACATTACTAAAGTAGCCAGTGATTTAGGAATTAAATACTTAACGTTATATGCATTCTCTACAGAAAATTGGTCAAGACCGGAAAATGAAGTTAACTATATTATGAGCTTACCAGGCACATTTTTAAAAACTTTTCTACCGGAATTGATAGAAAATAATGTTAGAGTAGAGACGATTGGCTTTTTGGAACATTTGCCAAATTCTACACTCAAAGCAATAGCTAAAGCAAAAGAAGATACTAAAGATAATACAGGCTTAAAATTAATCTTTGCTATGAACTATGGTGGACGTGCCGAAATTGTAAATAGTGTGAAAAAAATTTATGACCAATTAACTGCTAAAGGATTATCAAGCGATGAAATCACTGAACAAATGATTGATGAGCATTTAATGACTCATGCATATCCTGACCCAGATCTTTTGATAAGAACTTCAGGAGAACAAAGAATTAGTAATTTCCTTATCTGGCAAGTATCGTATAGTGAATTTATTTTTAACGAAAAATTATGGCCGGACTTTAATAAGGAAGAATTAATAAATTGTATTAAAATTTATCAATCACGCCAACGTCGCTTTGGTGGGTTATAA
- a CDS encoding phosphatidate cytidylyltransferase — translation MKVRTLTAIIALIIFLPVLLKGGFILMLFSYLLAFIALKELLNMNMIKFLSIPGIISALGILIIMLPQEAGDWVSNFQLKSLIAMSFILLSYTVLSKNRFSFMDAAFCLMSIAYVGIGFMYLYETRSEGLHYILFAFLVVWLTDTGAYIFGRMMGKHKLWPVISPNKTVEGFIGGLICSIIVPLVMILFVDFNLAIWLLIIVTIILSMFGQLGDLVESGFKRHFGVKDSGRILPGHGGILDRFDSFMFVLPLLNILLIQS, via the coding sequence ATGAAAGTTAGAACTTTAACAGCAATCATAGCACTTATCATTTTTCTCCCTGTATTACTAAAGGGCGGCTTTATTCTAATGCTATTTTCATATTTATTAGCTTTTATAGCTCTAAAAGAATTACTCAATATGAATATGATTAAATTCTTATCAATACCAGGTATAATAAGTGCATTAGGTATATTAATTATAATGTTGCCTCAAGAGGCGGGTGACTGGGTTAGTAACTTCCAATTGAAATCTTTAATAGCTATGAGTTTTATATTATTAAGTTATACTGTGCTTTCTAAAAATAGATTTAGTTTCATGGATGCAGCTTTCTGTCTTATGTCAATCGCATATGTTGGTATTGGTTTCATGTATTTATATGAAACGCGCTCAGAAGGATTGCATTATATATTGTTTGCATTTTTAGTTGTGTGGTTAACTGATACTGGAGCATATATATTTGGTAGAATGATGGGTAAACATAAGTTATGGCCAGTTATTAGCCCTAATAAAACAGTAGAAGGTTTTATTGGCGGATTAATTTGCAGTATTATTGTACCGCTTGTGATGATACTATTTGTCGATTTTAATCTAGCTATTTGGTTATTAATTATAGTTACAATTATTTTAAGTATGTTCGGACAACTAGGAGATCTTGTTGAATCAGGTTTTAAACGTCATTTTGGTGTTAAAGATTCAGGCAGAATTTTACCCGGGCATGGTGGTATTTTAGATAGATTTGATAGTTTTATGTTTGTGTTGCCACTATTGAATATATTATTAATTCAAAGCTAA
- the rseP gene encoding RIP metalloprotease RseP, which yields MSFLVTIISFIIVFGVLVTVHEYGHMFFAKRAGIMCPEFAIGMGPKIFSFRKNETLYTIRLLPVGGYVRMAGDGLEEPPVQPGMHVKIKLNDKDEITHIILDDQHKFQQIEAMEVKQCDFKDGLFVEGVTAYDEARHRFSIAEKSYFVENGSLIQIAPRDRQFTYKKPYQKFLTLFAGPLFNFLLTLVLFIGLAYYQGTPTNSVDEVAKDTPAAQAGLKSGDTIVKLDGKKIEDKSDIDKVVEQNKDKKTTMIVKRDGNTHTIDIKPKKVEQKVTKNKSQTRYLFGYTPSTEHTLFKPIVAGIDRTLEAGKLIFTAIVGMIASIFTGNFSFDMLNGPVGIYHSVDSVVKTGIINLISWTALLSVNLGLMNLLPVPALDGGRILFVIYEAIFRKPVNKKAETTIIAIGAVFVLIVMVLVTWNDIQRYFL from the coding sequence TTGAGTTTTCTAGTAACAATTATTTCTTTTATAATCGTCTTTGGTGTCCTCGTAACCGTGCATGAATATGGTCATATGTTTTTTGCCAAACGGGCAGGGATTATGTGTCCAGAATTTGCGATCGGTATGGGACCGAAAATTTTTAGTTTTAGAAAAAATGAAACATTATATACAATACGACTATTACCTGTAGGTGGTTATGTTCGTATGGCAGGTGATGGCCTAGAAGAGCCGCCAGTTCAACCCGGGATGCATGTAAAAATTAAATTAAATGATAAAGATGAAATTACACACATCATTTTAGATGACCAACATAAATTCCAACAAATTGAAGCTATGGAAGTGAAACAATGCGATTTCAAAGATGGCCTGTTTGTGGAAGGTGTGACTGCTTATGATGAGGCTCGTCATCGTTTCTCTATTGCAGAAAAATCATATTTTGTAGAAAATGGTAGTTTAATTCAAATTGCACCAAGAGACAGACAATTCACATATAAAAAGCCTTATCAAAAATTCTTAACGTTATTTGCTGGACCATTGTTTAATTTCTTACTTACATTAGTCTTATTTATCGGCTTAGCTTATTATCAAGGTACACCTACAAATTCAGTAGATGAAGTAGCGAAGGATACGCCGGCTGCTCAAGCTGGACTTAAATCTGGTGACACAATTGTGAAATTAGATGGCAAAAAAATAGAAGACAAAAGTGATATCGATAAAGTTGTTGAACAGAATAAAGACAAAAAAACAACGATGATAGTAAAACGTGATGGTAATACTCATACGATAGATATAAAGCCTAAAAAAGTAGAACAAAAAGTTACTAAAAATAAGAGTCAAACAAGATATTTATTTGGTTATACTCCTAGCACAGAACATACTTTATTTAAACCAATCGTTGCTGGTATCGACCGCACACTAGAAGCTGGAAAACTTATCTTCACTGCAATTGTCGGAATGATTGCTAGTATTTTCACAGGGAATTTCTCTTTTGATATGTTGAATGGGCCTGTTGGTATCTACCATTCAGTCGATTCTGTAGTTAAAACTGGTATAATAAACTTAATTTCTTGGACGGCACTATTAAGTGTCAACTTAGGATTAATGAATTTGTTACCTGTACCTGCTTTAGACGGTGGTCGCATACTATTTGTCATTTACGAAGCGATATTCAGAAAGCCTGTAAATAAAAAAGCAGAAACAACAATTATTGCAATCGGTGCAGTATTTGTATTAATCGTAATGGTCTTAGTGACTTGGAACGATATACAACGTTATTTCTTATAA
- a CDS encoding proline--tRNA ligase, which yields MKQSKVFIPTMKEVPAGAEALSHRLLLKAGLIKQSTSGIYSYLPLAARVLNNIEAIVREEMERIDAVEILMPALQQAELWEESGRWSAYGPELMRLQDRNGREFALGPTHEEVVTSIVRDELKSYKQLPMTLFQIQSKYRDEKRPRFGLLRGREFIMKDAYSFHADEESLDASYQDMYNAYGRIFKRVGINARPVVADSGAIGGSHTHEFMALSEIGEDTIVFSDQSDYAANIEKAEVIYQPNEKHDEVKPLTKIETPNVHTAQELASFLEKPLDEITKSMIFKVDGEFIMVLVRGHHEINDIKLKAYFATDNIELATEDEIVNLLGAKPGSLGPIFDKDINIYADNYIQDLNNIVVGANEDGYHLLNANVGRDFEVTEYGDFRFILEGEPLVDGSGSAHFAEGIEVGQVFKLGTKYSESMNATFLDNQGKAKPLLMGCYGIGVSRTLSAIVEQNNDENGIIWPKSITPFDLHLITINPKKDDQRELADQLYTQLKEQFDVLYDDRKERAGVKFNDADLIGLPIRVVVGKNAAEGIVEVKRRDTGDSEDVHIDNLSNYVNDLYSKI from the coding sequence ATGAAACAGTCTAAAGTATTTATACCAACTATGAAAGAAGTACCAGCTGGTGCTGAAGCATTAAGCCATCGTTTGTTATTGAAAGCAGGTTTAATCAAACAAAGTACAAGTGGCATATATAGTTATTTACCACTCGCAGCTAGAGTATTAAATAATATAGAGGCAATTGTCCGTGAAGAAATGGAACGTATTGATGCAGTGGAAATCTTAATGCCAGCACTGCAACAAGCAGAATTATGGGAAGAATCTGGTCGTTGGAGCGCATACGGACCAGAACTCATGCGTTTACAAGATCGTAATGGTCGTGAATTTGCCCTTGGACCAACTCACGAAGAAGTAGTTACTTCTATAGTAAGAGATGAATTAAAGTCTTATAAACAATTACCTATGACATTATTCCAAATTCAATCTAAATACAGAGATGAAAAACGCCCACGATTTGGTTTATTACGTGGTAGAGAATTTATTATGAAAGATGCTTATTCTTTCCATGCTGATGAAGAATCATTAGATGCTTCATATCAAGATATGTATAATGCATATGGTCGTATCTTTAAACGAGTTGGTATTAATGCGAGACCTGTTGTTGCTGATTCTGGTGCAATTGGTGGTAGTCATACGCATGAATTTATGGCATTAAGTGAAATTGGTGAAGATACGATTGTATTTAGCGACCAAAGTGATTATGCTGCAAATATTGAAAAAGCAGAAGTTATTTATCAACCAAATGAAAAGCATGATGAAGTTAAACCATTAACTAAAATAGAAACACCTAACGTTCATACTGCACAAGAGTTAGCGTCATTCCTTGAAAAGCCATTAGATGAAATTACGAAATCTATGATATTTAAAGTAGACGGAGAATTCATTATGGTCTTAGTGCGTGGCCATCACGAAATTAATGACATTAAATTAAAAGCATACTTTGCCACAGATAATATTGAATTAGCAACGGAAGATGAGATTGTTAATCTACTTGGTGCAAAACCAGGTTCTTTAGGTCCGATTTTCGATAAAGATATTAATATTTATGCTGATAATTACATTCAAGATTTAAATAATATCGTTGTTGGTGCAAATGAAGATGGCTATCATTTATTAAATGCAAATGTAGGCCGTGATTTTGAAGTTACAGAATATGGTGATTTCAGATTTATATTAGAAGGTGAGCCATTAGTAGATGGTTCAGGTTCAGCTCACTTTGCCGAAGGTATTGAAGTAGGGCAAGTATTTAAACTAGGTACAAAATATTCAGAAAGTATGAATGCTACTTTCCTGGATAATCAAGGCAAAGCTAAACCACTATTAATGGGTTGTTATGGTATTGGTGTTTCTAGAACATTAAGTGCGATAGTCGAACAAAATAATGATGAAAATGGTATTATTTGGCCAAAGTCAATTACACCATTTGATTTACATTTAATAACAATTAATCCTAAAAAAGATGATCAACGTGAATTAGCAGATCAACTCTACACACAGTTGAAAGAGCAATTTGATGTGTTATATGATGACCGTAAAGAGCGTGCGGGTGTGAAATTTAATGATGCAGATTTAATTGGTTTACCAATACGAGTTGTTGTTGGTAAAAACGCTGCTGAGGGTATTGTTGAGGTTAAGCGTCGTGATACTGGTGACAGTGAAGATGTTCACATTGACAATTTATCAAATTATGTAAATGACTTATATTCAAAGATATAA